One genomic segment of Coraliomargarita parva includes these proteins:
- a CDS encoding alpha-amylase family protein: protein MKTPLRFRQIHLDFHTSGAIEGIGEHFDKQRYQETLKKAAVDSITTFATCHHGWSYYDTKIGKRHPGLKFDLLRAQFDACKEIDVNVPIYLTAGIHNMAADAHPEWRQIDPDGRQGGWANSNLKAGFKSLSFHSPYLDYLCDQVREVVRLFPEANGIFLDIINQIEDCSVWALQHMKERGLDPLKQEDRLQSRMDALMKYYQRVTAAVRDIDPNMPVFHNSGHITPGYREILPHFSHLELESLPTGGWGYDHFPMSAKYVHKLDMEYLGMTGKFHSTWGEFGGFKHPNALRYECCAMLAYGAKCSVGDQLHPCGELDRSTYEIIGEAYREVAEKESYVSGASNIADIALLSSASTDGEGFFRHSKRDCASDTGAVRVLLEEHFLFDVIDTEMDLSAYKLLILPDDVTVDGAMRAKINAFLEAGGKLFLTGESGIDATRGMLFDIGAEVGPQSEFKPDYILPTKDLRPVFISSPFVMYQSSRRLKVVDGESLGDIHDPYFNRTWDHFCSHQHAPAKRDTSGYACGSKKGNITYLAHPVFSIYASYGQVALRQYIGKAIRHLLGKDESLHLDNFPSTARVTLTEQAKEKRQVIHLLHAHTINRGGEVELSGGNLTASQKSYEVIEELLPIHDIAIQLRCEQEVANVQLAPEGSPVDFEYSDGLLQLKVPEMRHHRMLAIEYSR, encoded by the coding sequence ATGAAGACACCCCTGCGCTTTCGCCAGATCCACCTCGATTTCCACACTTCCGGTGCCATAGAAGGCATCGGCGAACATTTCGACAAGCAGCGGTATCAGGAAACCCTGAAAAAAGCGGCGGTCGACAGCATTACTACTTTCGCCACCTGTCACCATGGCTGGAGCTACTACGATACGAAGATCGGAAAGCGCCACCCCGGACTCAAATTCGATTTGCTCCGTGCACAGTTTGATGCCTGCAAGGAAATCGACGTGAACGTACCGATTTACCTGACGGCTGGCATCCACAACATGGCTGCCGACGCACATCCGGAATGGCGGCAAATCGATCCGGATGGCCGACAAGGCGGCTGGGCGAACTCCAACCTGAAAGCCGGCTTCAAGTCGCTCAGCTTCCACTCCCCCTATCTCGATTATCTTTGCGATCAAGTACGTGAAGTCGTCAGGCTGTTCCCTGAAGCCAACGGCATCTTCCTCGATATTATCAACCAGATCGAAGACTGCTCGGTCTGGGCCCTGCAGCACATGAAGGAACGGGGCCTCGATCCGCTCAAGCAGGAAGATCGTCTTCAAAGCCGCATGGATGCTTTGATGAAATATTACCAAAGAGTCACCGCTGCGGTGCGTGACATCGACCCGAACATGCCGGTCTTCCACAACAGCGGCCACATCACTCCGGGCTATCGTGAGATCCTACCTCATTTCAGCCACCTCGAACTGGAAAGTCTGCCCACCGGTGGCTGGGGCTACGACCACTTCCCGATGTCGGCCAAATATGTCCACAAGCTCGACATGGAATATCTGGGCATGACCGGGAAGTTTCATTCCACCTGGGGTGAATTCGGCGGCTTCAAGCACCCCAATGCCCTGCGCTACGAATGCTGCGCCATGCTAGCCTATGGGGCCAAATGCAGTGTCGGTGACCAATTACACCCCTGCGGTGAGCTGGACCGCAGCACCTACGAGATCATCGGCGAAGCCTATCGCGAAGTTGCCGAGAAGGAGTCGTATGTAAGCGGTGCCAGCAATATCGCCGACATTGCCTTGCTCAGCAGCGCATCGACCGACGGTGAAGGCTTCTTCAGGCATTCAAAGCGTGACTGCGCCTCCGACACCGGTGCCGTCCGTGTCCTGCTCGAAGAGCATTTCCTCTTCGACGTGATCGACACGGAGATGGATCTCAGTGCCTACAAGCTGTTGATCCTGCCCGACGATGTGACCGTCGACGGGGCCATGAGGGCAAAGATCAACGCATTCCTCGAAGCAGGCGGAAAGCTCTTCCTGACCGGCGAAAGCGGTATCGATGCCACACGCGGCATGCTCTTCGACATCGGTGCCGAAGTCGGCCCGCAATCGGAATTCAAGCCGGATTACATACTGCCCACGAAGGACCTGCGGCCGGTATTTATCAGCAGCCCCTTCGTCATGTACCAGAGCAGCCGACGCCTCAAAGTCGTCGATGGCGAAAGTCTGGGCGACATCCACGACCCCTACTTCAACCGGACATGGGACCACTTCTGCAGCCACCAGCACGCACCCGCCAAACGGGACACATCCGGCTATGCCTGCGGCTCGAAGAAAGGCAACATCACCTACCTCGCCCATCCCGTCTTTTCCATCTACGCAAGCTACGGACAAGTCGCACTCCGCCAATACATCGGCAAAGCCATTCGCCACCTGCTGGGCAAAGATGAATCATTGCATCTCGACAACTTCCCCTCCACCGCACGTGTCACACTGACCGAGCAGGCCAAGGAGAAGCGCCAGGTGATTCACTTGTTACACGCCCACACGATCAACCGCGGCGGCGAAGTCGAACTGAGCGGCGGCAACCTGACAGCCTCACAGAAGTCCTACGAAGTCATCGAGGAATTGCTCCCCATCCACGACATCGCGATACAGCTGCGTTGCGAGCAAGAGGTCGCAAACGTCCAACTGGCCCCAGAAGGCAGCCCGGTCGATTTCGAATACAGCGATGGCCTCCTCCAGTTGAAGGTCCCGGAGATGCGCCACCACCGCATGCTCGCGATCGAATACTCGAGATAA
- a CDS encoding FkbM family methyltransferase — MSSQTNPLHAVLRSISRILPLGLGAGFAPRLRACCIRLLYPRNRVRVDDMTIVFHSPNEYIAQQCIHHGGYEKELIGFLCSQIKPGDTVLDVGANIGLHTLKLSRAVGEEGRVLAFEPDPANVRLLRKNLELNRCTNVEVFPFALGATAGLAKLYLCRENKGWQSFANLSDSTQSIEVEVKRIDEVLPKGLKPAFMKMDVEGAEPLVLEGMHPWPDQFVFEFVHRQVCALGHNPLAFLQSFNSRGYELFRVDTGVPEAATPEDIARTAEQTGSDYNLLARKAGFA; from the coding sequence ATGAGCTCCCAGACTAATCCGCTGCACGCCGTATTGCGCTCCATAAGCAGGATTCTGCCCTTGGGGTTGGGGGCGGGATTCGCGCCGAGGCTGCGTGCCTGTTGCATCCGGCTGTTGTATCCACGGAACCGGGTGCGGGTCGACGACATGACCATCGTCTTCCACTCGCCCAATGAATACATCGCTCAACAGTGCATTCATCACGGCGGCTACGAGAAGGAGCTGATTGGGTTTCTCTGTTCGCAGATCAAGCCCGGAGATACCGTGTTGGATGTGGGGGCGAACATCGGCTTGCACACCTTGAAACTGAGCCGGGCTGTTGGAGAGGAGGGCAGGGTGCTCGCCTTCGAACCGGACCCTGCGAATGTCAGGCTGCTCCGTAAAAACCTGGAATTGAATCGGTGTACCAATGTCGAGGTCTTTCCTTTCGCTCTCGGGGCGACTGCAGGACTGGCAAAGCTCTACCTGTGTCGTGAAAATAAAGGCTGGCAGAGCTTTGCCAACCTGAGTGACTCGACCCAGTCCATTGAGGTCGAGGTGAAACGCATCGACGAGGTGCTTCCGAAGGGCCTGAAACCTGCGTTCATGAAAATGGATGTAGAGGGGGCGGAGCCCTTGGTGCTTGAAGGAATGCACCCATGGCCCGATCAGTTTGTCTTCGAATTCGTCCACCGTCAGGTCTGTGCCTTGGGCCACAATCCGCTGGCCTTCCTGCAGTCCTTCAATTCACGTGGCTACGAGCTTTTCCGGGTCGATACCGGGGTGCCTGAGGCGGCGACTCCTGAAGACATTGCGCGGACCGCCGAGCAAACGGGCAGTGACTACAATCTGCTGGCCCGCAAGGCGGGATTCGCCTGA
- a CDS encoding helix-turn-helix domain-containing protein: MSELPWTEVLSECPRLVALAHPVHGTRVSRERFMLPDLWSLHFYEYHGQLEVEGVGIFQLRPGVVSLVPPGRGTVFHYQGVSQHWYCHFRSRQDLDHVVFETVFFEGDPRLFMLRQSLAEMVGFGVQESLRADVRLWDVLHGLAEVQRNEPDAGATHIINEATHLLQQEMSKGHSVAAIAGLCGVSHNKFIQLVREQTGLTPSAWMSQLRTDRAYELLKYSDMPVKAIAYEVGIPDLHYFNKVIRKRFGCAPRQLRRGTSA, translated from the coding sequence ATGAGTGAATTGCCATGGACTGAAGTTTTGTCGGAATGCCCCCGTTTGGTGGCATTGGCGCATCCTGTCCACGGGACACGTGTCTCCCGCGAGCGGTTCATGTTGCCGGATTTGTGGTCGCTGCACTTCTACGAGTATCATGGGCAGCTCGAGGTGGAGGGCGTCGGGATCTTTCAACTGCGTCCCGGTGTCGTCAGCTTGGTGCCGCCGGGGCGGGGGACGGTGTTTCATTATCAAGGTGTGTCACAGCACTGGTATTGCCACTTTCGCAGTCGGCAGGATTTGGACCATGTTGTTTTTGAAACCGTCTTTTTCGAGGGGGACCCCCGTCTGTTTATGCTGAGACAGTCGCTCGCAGAGATGGTTGGATTCGGCGTTCAGGAGTCGCTTCGTGCCGATGTGAGATTGTGGGATGTACTGCACGGTCTGGCTGAAGTGCAAAGGAATGAACCGGATGCCGGAGCGACGCACATCATCAATGAAGCCACGCATCTGCTACAACAGGAGATGTCTAAGGGGCATAGCGTCGCTGCGATCGCCGGGCTTTGTGGCGTTTCCCATAACAAGTTCATCCAGCTTGTCCGCGAACAGACGGGTTTGACCCCCAGTGCATGGATGAGCCAGTTGCGCACGGACCGCGCCTACGAGCTACTCAAGTATTCGGACATGCCGGTGAAGGCCATTGCCTATGAGGTCGGCATTCCGGACCTGCACTATTTTAACAAAGTGATTCGTAAGCGCTTTGGCTGCGCGCCCCGGCAGTTGCGACGCGGGACCTCGGCATAG
- a CDS encoding divalent cation transporter, with translation MHPLFAVIGLSLLAGAAIPLGGCFARMEKIQPQWLETEFRHFVIAFGGGALVSAVALVLVPEGAVYLPVGWVVVWFALGGLAMMGLDIWLAKSRMAASNLVATLSDFLPEAVALGAALGSGGQGGALLALLIALQNLPEGFNSYREMMDAGTLSSGAILASFAGLAFLGPVCALLGYLLLSDAQGVVGGLSLFAAGGILYIVFGDVAPQAKLEKAWLPPLGAVLGFLLGLVGQMLTGG, from the coding sequence ATGCATCCATTGTTCGCTGTTATCGGGCTTTCTTTACTGGCTGGAGCAGCGATTCCATTGGGGGGGTGTTTTGCCCGGATGGAGAAAATCCAGCCGCAATGGCTGGAGACGGAGTTCCGGCATTTCGTCATCGCTTTCGGCGGCGGCGCCTTGGTTTCGGCGGTCGCTTTGGTACTGGTCCCTGAAGGCGCGGTTTATCTCCCTGTTGGCTGGGTGGTGGTTTGGTTTGCCTTGGGTGGACTGGCGATGATGGGGCTGGACATCTGGCTAGCGAAGTCGCGCATGGCGGCCTCGAACCTGGTGGCCACCTTGTCGGATTTTCTGCCCGAGGCGGTTGCCCTTGGCGCGGCGCTGGGGAGTGGGGGGCAGGGTGGGGCCTTGCTCGCCCTCCTGATTGCACTGCAAAACCTGCCGGAAGGCTTCAATAGCTACCGGGAGATGATGGATGCGGGCACGTTGTCCTCAGGGGCCATTCTGGCAAGCTTCGCAGGTTTGGCCTTCCTGGGGCCGGTCTGCGCGCTGCTGGGCTATCTGCTCCTAAGTGATGCGCAGGGCGTGGTGGGCGGCCTCTCCTTGTTTGCCGCCGGCGGAATCCTGTACATTGTTTTTGGGGACGTGGCGCCGCAGGCAAAACTGGAAAAGGCCTGGCTTCCGCCCTTGGGAGCGGTGCTCGGATTCCTGTTGGGTCTCGTGGGGCAGATGCTGACCGGCGGCTGA
- the aspS gene encoding aspartate--tRNA ligase: MKRTHNCSQLRKADAGSTVTLSGWVDSVRDHGGILFVDLRDREGLTQIVFDPANKELESQFGSIKPESVISVSGKVEERIGATVNPNLATGEIEVHAGALKILNVSKTPPFPMDDSADKVGEDLRMTYRYLDLRRSSNLKLLKLRHETSRSIRNYMDEQSFLEVETPMLFKSTPEGAREFLVPSRMNPGSFYALPQSPQQYKQMLMVAGVERYYQLARCFRDEDLRADRQPEFTQLDIELSFIDREDMYALIEGLMKRVWKDVLDVDLETPFLRMSYFDAMNRFGVDKPDMRFGMELLDCAEIFKNSGFKVFKSVIESGGAVKAINAKGLADLTQGELRNLEDAAKSLGAKGLAFIKSEGGEWKSPILKFFSDEEKAALKEQLQIEDGDIVFFAASEWEQACTILGRVRLDAAQLLVKREKLVIDPADWKFLWVIEFPLMAYDEESGRYVASHHPFTAPVEEDLPLLDSDPKAVRGQHYDLVLNGVELGGGSIRIHQPDVQKKVFEEVLKIEPDVVESRFGYMLKAFEYGAPPHGGIAFGLDRIVTILAKRHSIRDVIAFPKNQKGQEMMTASPGVATEKQLRDLHIKLSLPKKEAPKSE; the protein is encoded by the coding sequence ATGAAACGAACACACAACTGCTCCCAACTCCGCAAGGCCGATGCCGGCTCCACTGTCACATTAAGTGGCTGGGTGGATTCTGTGCGCGACCACGGCGGGATTCTCTTTGTCGACCTTCGTGACCGCGAGGGCCTGACCCAAATCGTGTTCGACCCGGCCAATAAGGAATTGGAATCACAATTCGGCTCGATCAAGCCGGAGTCGGTGATCTCCGTATCCGGCAAGGTGGAAGAGCGCATTGGCGCGACGGTCAACCCGAACCTGGCCACCGGCGAGATCGAGGTGCATGCCGGCGCCCTGAAGATCCTCAATGTATCGAAGACCCCGCCGTTCCCGATGGATGACTCCGCGGACAAGGTGGGCGAGGACCTTCGCATGACCTACCGCTACCTCGACCTGCGCCGCAGTTCGAACCTGAAGCTGTTGAAGCTGCGTCATGAGACCAGTCGTTCGATCCGCAACTATATGGACGAGCAGAGCTTCCTCGAAGTGGAGACGCCGATGCTCTTCAAGAGCACGCCCGAAGGTGCCCGCGAGTTCCTGGTGCCCAGCCGCATGAACCCCGGCTCGTTCTATGCGCTGCCGCAGTCGCCCCAGCAGTACAAGCAAATGCTGATGGTGGCCGGGGTGGAGCGCTACTATCAACTGGCCCGTTGCTTCCGCGACGAGGACCTGCGTGCCGACCGCCAGCCTGAATTTACCCAGCTCGATATTGAACTGTCCTTCATCGACCGCGAAGACATGTATGCCCTGATCGAAGGGCTGATGAAGCGTGTCTGGAAGGACGTGCTGGATGTGGATCTGGAAACTCCCTTCCTGCGCATGAGCTACTTCGACGCGATGAACCGCTTCGGGGTGGACAAGCCCGACATGCGCTTCGGAATGGAGCTGCTGGACTGTGCCGAAATCTTCAAGAACTCCGGTTTCAAGGTCTTCAAGAGCGTAATCGAATCCGGTGGTGCCGTGAAGGCGATCAATGCCAAGGGCCTGGCCGACCTGACTCAGGGCGAGCTGCGCAATCTGGAAGATGCGGCCAAGTCGCTGGGCGCCAAGGGCCTCGCATTCATCAAGAGCGAAGGCGGCGAGTGGAAGTCTCCGATCCTGAAGTTCTTCTCCGACGAGGAGAAGGCCGCGCTCAAGGAACAACTGCAGATCGAGGATGGCGACATCGTCTTCTTTGCCGCCTCCGAGTGGGAGCAGGCCTGCACCATCCTCGGGCGTGTACGTCTCGATGCGGCCCAGTTGCTGGTCAAGCGCGAGAAGCTGGTGATCGACCCCGCCGACTGGAAGTTCCTCTGGGTGATCGAATTCCCGCTGATGGCCTACGACGAAGAGTCCGGCCGCTATGTGGCCTCGCACCACCCCTTCACCGCACCGGTCGAAGAGGATCTGCCCTTGCTGGATTCCGACCCGAAGGCGGTTCGCGGTCAGCACTACGACCTCGTTCTGAACGGCGTCGAGCTGGGCGGCGGTTCGATTCGTATTCACCAGCCGGATGTGCAGAAGAAGGTCTTCGAAGAGGTGCTGAAGATCGAGCCGGACGTGGTGGAAAGCCGTTTCGGTTACATGTTGAAGGCGTTTGAGTACGGTGCGCCCCCGCATGGCGGTATCGCATTCGGGCTCGACCGTATCGTGACGATCCTGGCCAAGCGCCACAGTATTCGCGATGTAATCGCCTTCCCGAAGAACCAGAAAGGGCAGGAAATGATGACCGCGAGCCCCGGTGTGGCGACCGAGAAACAGCTGCGTGACCTCCACATCAAGCTGTCCTTGCCGAAAAAGGAAGCACCGAAGAGTGAATAA
- a CDS encoding GIY-YIG nuclease family protein, with the protein MYYVYILENAKGRFYIGHTDDPQRRLREHNDHDGKSHLGKYTHKHGPWKLVWTEPHPTRSAAMQREKQIKLWKSSARIGRELLATDNQR; encoded by the coding sequence ATGTATTACGTCTATATCCTCGAAAATGCCAAGGGACGCTTTTACATCGGACATACCGACGATCCACAGCGACGACTTCGGGAACACAACGATCACGACGGCAAGTCCCACTTGGGCAAGTACACCCATAAACATGGCCCATGGAAATTAGTCTGGACCGAACCGCACCCTACTCGATCCGCTGCGATGCAACGCGAAAAGCAAATTAAGCTCTGGAAATCCTCCGCTCGAATCGGGCGCGAACTTCTTGCTACTGATAACCAGCGGTAG
- a CDS encoding LptA/OstA family protein, which yields MSFRRIFSLALSLCLAGGLVAQMTPNAPVKNFRVPRFAENGYTEWVLRGGQGIYDSAEQVRIEDMALRVYSGDERMVLEMTMDSPAATLRLQENRGFSEAPIEITGTNFKISGKGWDWDGTTKVIRIMDEAKVEFTQDLAGSLAQGARLAEGQKMTRIESKRLRLTTTDEAYRFEFFENVSVDSETMQMSCEKLLAVADAPEGRKVPESEASESKLDSLRSVHALEKVQIFQDDRQIYADEADFYPRTERAVLIGNARIEAPGTYLSGARMTSDHGKIEIAGDEAAGRSQMILSRSGGLGLTGEAQLSNETIILADTITMEPGEAENIFIFQQAVEVMSGALQVKADRMTIYSTQSPDSEPAEAEEMKVGAVREIVTEGSVRIEQSGQLALADKGVFYPAEERAVLSGSPRVTNGEAVLTGDKVELQPGSALVTGTEADPVVVTLPEMPDLGYDTSIPEDKETETTAVSGSVESKPTVVTSRQLRMIEEAEQTVFRFTDSVTVAATNLDASCQELDVISKKKAQTEATEPESSSSVEALSVERIIGTKDVVITQEGRVATADSVLILPNEGRLTLEGNAKVTDTRGIVSGHRLTLLQGQRRAIVEGGGPDGSRATITLPQMPGGKL from the coding sequence ATGTCTTTTCGCCGAATCTTTAGCCTCGCTCTCTCGCTGTGTCTTGCGGGCGGCTTGGTTGCGCAAATGACGCCGAATGCACCGGTGAAGAACTTTCGCGTGCCCCGGTTTGCCGAGAATGGCTATACCGAGTGGGTCTTGCGCGGGGGGCAGGGCATCTACGACAGCGCGGAGCAGGTCCGGATCGAGGACATGGCATTGCGGGTCTATTCGGGGGACGAGCGCATGGTCCTGGAAATGACGATGGACAGTCCGGCCGCGACTTTGCGCCTACAGGAGAATCGCGGTTTTTCGGAGGCGCCGATCGAGATCACGGGGACGAATTTCAAAATTTCCGGCAAGGGCTGGGATTGGGACGGCACGACGAAGGTCATCCGGATCATGGACGAGGCCAAGGTCGAGTTCACCCAAGACCTGGCCGGCTCGCTCGCCCAGGGGGCGCGCTTGGCGGAGGGACAGAAAATGACCCGGATCGAGAGCAAGCGCTTGCGCCTGACGACGACCGATGAGGCCTATCGCTTCGAGTTTTTCGAAAATGTGAGCGTGGACTCGGAAACCATGCAGATGTCCTGTGAAAAGCTACTGGCGGTGGCGGATGCGCCCGAAGGCCGCAAGGTACCCGAGTCCGAGGCTTCCGAAAGCAAGCTGGATTCGCTCCGTTCGGTGCACGCCTTGGAAAAAGTGCAGATCTTCCAGGACGATCGCCAGATCTATGCCGACGAGGCTGATTTCTATCCACGTACGGAGCGGGCTGTCTTGATCGGGAATGCGCGGATCGAGGCACCCGGAACCTACTTGTCCGGAGCGCGCATGACCAGTGATCACGGTAAGATCGAGATTGCCGGTGACGAGGCGGCCGGACGCTCCCAAATGATCCTGAGCCGTTCGGGAGGCCTGGGGCTGACCGGCGAGGCGCAACTAAGCAATGAAACCATTATTTTGGCCGATACGATCACGATGGAGCCCGGTGAAGCCGAGAATATCTTTATCTTCCAGCAGGCGGTGGAGGTGATGTCCGGGGCGCTGCAAGTGAAAGCGGACCGCATGACGATCTATTCGACCCAGTCGCCTGATAGCGAACCGGCGGAAGCGGAGGAGATGAAGGTCGGCGCGGTCCGGGAGATTGTGACCGAGGGCTCGGTGCGGATCGAGCAGTCCGGCCAATTGGCTTTGGCTGACAAGGGTGTCTTTTATCCGGCCGAAGAACGGGCCGTGCTGTCAGGTTCGCCCCGTGTGACGAACGGTGAGGCGGTCTTGACCGGTGACAAAGTCGAATTACAGCCGGGATCGGCTCTTGTGACCGGAACCGAGGCAGATCCTGTGGTGGTTACGCTGCCGGAAATGCCGGATCTGGGCTATGACACTTCGATTCCGGAAGACAAGGAGACGGAGACCACTGCAGTCAGCGGGAGTGTCGAGTCCAAGCCGACGGTCGTGACGAGCCGACAGCTGCGCATGATTGAAGAGGCGGAGCAGACCGTTTTCCGCTTTACCGATTCCGTGACGGTTGCCGCGACGAATCTGGACGCGAGTTGTCAGGAATTGGATGTGATTTCGAAGAAGAAGGCGCAGACAGAGGCCACTGAGCCGGAATCATCGTCATCGGTGGAGGCGCTTTCGGTCGAGCGGATCATTGGGACGAAGGATGTCGTCATTACCCAGGAAGGACGTGTGGCGACTGCCGACTCGGTGCTGATCCTCCCGAATGAGGGCCGTTTGACTCTGGAGGGCAATGCCAAGGTGACGGATACCCGGGGCATTGTTTCGGGGCACCGCTTGACCCTGCTACAGGGGCAGCGCCGCGCGATCGTCGAAGGCGGTGGGCCGGACGGCTCCCGAGCGACCATCACGCTGCCCCAGATGCCCGGAGGCAAACTTTGA